GGCGCTGACCATCCTCAAAATGCGCGGCGTGAACCATGACCGCGGCATCTACCGCTTCAGCATCGGTGCCGGCGGCATTCAGATCCACGAGCGCTTCACCAACCTGGAGGGGATTTTATCCGGCAGTTCGTACCACAGCCAGATCATGCCGGCCAAAAAGCGCGGCCGCTGAACGCCGGCGTCAGGCCGGCGGAGGCCCCGGGGCGCGCGCCAGACGGTAGCCCAGCCCGCGCTCCGTGAGGATATAGCGTGGATGCTCGGGGTCCGGCTCGATCTTCTTGCGCAGATACCGGATGTATGTCTTGATGTACTGATTGGCCTTACCGGGCATATCCAGCCCCCAGACCTGGGAGAGCAGGAAATCTGGGGACAGCGTCTTCCCCACATGCCGCACCATACACGCCAGCAGGTCGAACTCGTGCGGCGTCAGATGGATGGGCCGGCCGTCGTACTGCACCAGGTGCGCGTCCAGGTCAATCAATAGATGCCCGTCATCGTAGCGATGGCTCGGGGGTAGCGCCGGCGGAAGGGCCGGCCGGGCACGCCGCAGGATCGCCCGTATCCGCAACAGCAGTTCGGGGATATCGAAGGGCTTGACCACATAGTCATCCGCCCCCAGGGTCAACCCTTTGATGCGGTCCTCCTGCTCGCAGTAGGCCGTCAGGATGAGGATGGGGATATCGCTCATCTCGCGAATGCGCTGGCAGACATCCCAGCCGTTCAGCTCGGGGATGCCGATATCGAGGATAACCAGGTCGGGCTGACGCTGAAAGATGAGGCGCAGGGCCTGCAGGCCGCTGGTGGCGCATGAGACCTCATACCCATGTTCTGAGAGGGTCAGCTCCAGCACCTGCAGAAGAGCCTTGTCATCATCCACTACCAGGATATGTTCGCGTGTGCTCATGGGTCTCCTGGTCTCACCGGGAGATTGACCTTCGCCTGCAACGTGGTGGACGCCGAACCGCGGCGGATCGCATTCTCCGAAATACTCTTGCTCTTATGCATATTATAATGAATTCCGTGCCGATTGTCTATCTCTTTGATGGGCCATGCGCTCGATGATCATCCACGTCTGCCGGCATCGACAGGTGAGGGGATATGGGAACGCTGTACCTGGTCGCGACCCCCATCGGCAATCTCGAGGATATCACCCTGCGCGCCCTGCGGGTGCTGAAAGAGGTTTTCCTCATCGCCGCAGAGGATACCCGCACCACGCGCAAGCTTCTGGCGCGCTACGAGATATCCACACCACTGATCAGCTTCCATGAGCACAGCCCGCCGGCCCGCCTGGCGGAGCTACTGCAGGCATTAGCCCAGGGAGATGTGGCCGTTGTCTCGGAGGCCGGCATGCCGGGCATCTCCGACCCGGGGTACCGCCTGGTGCAGGAGGCCCTGGCCGCCGGCTTCCCCGTCGTCCCCATCCCAGGCCCCTCCGCGGTGACCACTGCGCTGGCGGCCTCGGGCCTGCCGGCGGATCGCTTCGTGTTCCTGGGGTTTCTGCCGGCCCGCGCCACTGCCCGCCGCAAGACCCTGACTGACATCGCCTCCCTGCCCTATACCCTGGTGTGCTTCGAAGCCCCTCACCGTTTATTAGAGACGCTGGAAGATGCACTGGAGATACTGGGCGATCGGCACCTGGCCGTCGCCCGCGAGCTGACGAAGGTGCATGAGGAATTCTGGCGCGGCACGCTGAGCCAGGCGCTGGAGCACTTTCGGACGCAGGCGCCGCGCGGCGAATTCACGCTGGTCATCGCCGGCGCAAGCGAGGAGAACACGGCCGGCCGGCGCTGGAGCGAGGAGCAGGTGCGGCAAGAGCTGGCCCGATTGCTGGCAGAGGGCATCTCACTGAAAGAAGCCTCGCGGCGCATCGCCGGCCAGGCCGGCTGGTCGCGCCGCGAGGTGTATCA
The nucleotide sequence above comes from Anaerolineae bacterium. Encoded proteins:
- the rsmI gene encoding 16S rRNA (cytidine(1402)-2'-O)-methyltransferase, which encodes MGTLYLVATPIGNLEDITLRALRVLKEVFLIAAEDTRTTRKLLARYEISTPLISFHEHSPPARLAELLQALAQGDVAVVSEAGMPGISDPGYRLVQEALAAGFPVVPIPGPSAVTTALAASGLPADRFVFLGFLPARATARRKTLTDIASLPYTLVCFEAPHRLLETLEDALEILGDRHLAVARELTKVHEEFWRGTLSQALEHFRTQAPRGEFTLVIAGASEENTAGRRWSEEQVRQELARLLAEGISLKEASRRIAGQAGWSRREVYQLGLRTAME
- a CDS encoding response regulator transcription factor → MSTREHILVVDDDKALLQVLELTLSEHGYEVSCATSGLQALRLIFQRQPDLVILDIGIPELNGWDVCQRIREMSDIPILILTAYCEQEDRIKGLTLGADDYVVKPFDIPELLLRIRAILRRARPALPPALPPSHRYDDGHLLIDLDAHLVQYDGRPIHLTPHEFDLLACMVRHVGKTLSPDFLLSQVWGLDMPGKANQYIKTYIRYLRKKIEPDPEHPRYILTERGLGYRLARAPGPPPA